The proteins below come from a single Drosophila suzukii chromosome X, CBGP_Dsuzu_IsoJpt1.0, whole genome shotgun sequence genomic window:
- the Adar gene encoding double-stranded RNA-specific editase Adar isoform X4, with protein sequence MNGYNRKAPQKRRYDMPKYAVSPKKKTCKERIPQPKNTVAMLNELRHGLIYKLESQTGPVHAPLFTISVEVDGQKYLGQGRSKKVARIEAAATALRSFIQFKDGAVLSPLKPSGNLDFTSDEHLENGIENLSNKQLVEIIETLMLTEKKSNLTSLEQPTLRLQMFCMSQNVSKSAITVDGQKKVPDKGPVMLLYELFNDVNFECINIDGAQNNCRFKMTVTINEKKFDGTGPSKKLAKNAAAKAALASLCNISYSPMVVPQKNVPLPIDDKSSSMELPQIHADTIGRLVLEKFMEVIKGQEAYSRRKVLAGIVMTENMNFCEAKVISVSTGTKCVSGEHMSVNGAVLNDSHAEIVSRRCLLKFLYAQLDLQCNQATAYQSIFVRNTDGQYPYKLKSGVHFHLYINTAPCGDARIFSPHENDTGVDKHPNRKARGQLRTKIESGEGTIPVKSSDGIQTWDGVLQGQRLLTMSCSDKIARWNIVGIQGSLLSSIIEPVYLHSIVLGSLLHPEHMYRAVCGRIEKSIQGLPPPYHLNKPRLALVTSAEPRNQAKAPNFGINWTIGDTELEVVNSLTGRTIGGQVSRITKQAFFVKYGFLMTNLPGILVRKVTTDYGQTKANVKDYQTAKLELFSAFKREDLGSWLKKPIEQDEFGLAE encoded by the exons ATGAATGGATATAACCGGAAAGCGCCACAAAAACGGCGTTATGATATGCCAAAATATGCTG TGTcaccaaaaaagaaaacctGCAAGGAGCGCATTCCGCAGCCGAAAAACACGGTGGCAATGCTGAATGAGTTAAGACATGGACTGATTTACAAATTGGAGTCACAGACTGGTCCGGTGCACGCACCTTTATTTACGATATCCGTTGAG GTCGATGGACAAAAATACTTGGGCCAGGGACGCAGTAAAAAAGTGGCACGGATCGAGGCAGCAGCCACAGCTCTGCGAAGCTTTATCCAATTCAAGGACGGAGCTGTTTTGTCGCCATTGAAGCCATCGGGCAACTTGGACTTTACCAGCGATGAACATCTAGAAAATGGTATTGAAAATTTGTCCAACAAACAATTGGTCGAGATCATTGAGACGTTGATGTTGACTGAAAAGAAATCCAACCTTACCTCGCTTGAACAACCCACGTTGCGTCTTCAAATGTTTTGCATGAGTCAGA ATGTCAGCAAGAGTGCTATTACTGTTGATGGTCAAAAGAAGGTTCCAGATAAGGGTCCTGTAATGCTGCTCTACGAATTATTTAATGACGTTAATTTTGAATGCATTAATATTGACGGCGCTCAGAATAATTGTCGCTTCAAGATGACGGTTACAATAAATGAGAAAAAGTTTGACGGAACAG GTCCTTCCAAAAAGTTGGCAAAAAATGCGGCAGCCAAGGCTGCACTTGCTTCGTTGTGTAACATTTCCTACAGTCCAATGGTAGTTCCACAAAAGAACGTACCCCTTCCAATCGACGACAAGTCATCATCCATGGAGTTGCCGCAGATACATGCAGATACAATTGGCCGACTTGTgttggaaaaattcatggaagtAATCAAGGGTCAAGAGGCTTATTCGCGTCGAAAGGTATTGGCGGGAATTGTTATGACTGAAAACATGAATTTTTGTGAAGCCAAA GTTATTTCAGTTTCGACGGGTACAAAGTGTGTCAGCGGCGAGCACATGAGCGTTAATGGAGCTGTCTTGAACGATTCCCATGCTGAAATAGTTTCTAGGCGTTGTCTTCTCAAGTTCTTATATGCGCAGCTGGATCTGCAGTGCAATCAGG CCACAGCATATCAGTCGATTTTCGTGAGGAATACTGATGGGCAATACCCTTATAAACTAAAATCCGGGGTACATTTCCATTTGTATATAAATACAGCACCTTGTGGGGATGCACGGATATTTAGTCCTCACGAAAACGACACTGGTGTTGATAAACATCCAAATAG AAAAGCTCGCGGCCAATTGCGTACCAAAATCGAGTCCGGTGAAGGAACAATTCCAGTAAAAAGCAGTGATGGAATACAAACGTGGGATGGCGTATTGCAG GGCCAACGCCTGTTAACAATGTCGTGCTCGGACAAAATTGCACGTTGGAACATCGTGGGTATACAAGGCTCCCTATTGTCTTCCATAATTGAACCAGTGTACCTGCATTCGATTGTGCTGGGCAGCTTGCTGCACCCAGAGCACATGTACCGTGCGGTGTGCGGCCGGATCGAGAAGTCCATTCAAGGTCTGCCACCGCCATACCATTTGAATAAGCCGCGCCTTGCCTTGGTCACTTCGGCCGAACCGCGAAACCAGGCCAAGGCTCCAAACTTTGGTATCAATTGGACCATTGGTGATACCGAGTTGGAAGTGGTGAACTCGCTCACTGGTCGAACCATTGGCGGTCAAGTGTCGCGCATCACGAAGCAAGCGTTTTTTGTTAAATATGGATTTTTAATGACAAACTTACCAGGTATTTTAGTCCGCAAAGTAACTACAGACTATGGACAAACCAAAGCTAACGTAAAGGACTATCAG aCGGCAAAGCTCgagttgttttctgcattcaAGCGAGAAGACCTTGGAAGCTGGCTGAAGAAACCCATTGAACAAGACGAGTTCGGTCTTGCCGAATGA